DNA sequence from the Hirundo rustica isolate bHirRus1 chromosome 38 unlocalized genomic scaffold, bHirRus1.pri.v3 SUPER_38_unloc_1, whole genome shotgun sequence genome:
actcctCTGGATTTCGCTGCTCCCCTCTGGATTTCGCTGCTCCCCTCTGGATTTCGCTGCTCCCCTCTGGATTTcgctgctcccctccctcccgTGGCTCGCGTCACCCTGGGCTATCCCTGGTGGAACTCCGGGACGCGTTCCCGGCGCTCGGAGCCGAGCTTTTCCCCGTCTCCGTCCCTCCCAGGCCGTCCTGAGCCCGCCATGGCCGCCAAGGCGCCCATCTACCTGAAGCGCGGCGGCCGCAGGGgcaagaaggagaagctgcGGGACGTGCTGTCCTCGGACATGATCAGCCCTCCCCTGGGGGACTTCCGCCACACCATCCACATCGGCAGCGGCGGCCAGGGCGACACCTTCGGGGACATCTCCTTCCTCCAGGGCAAGTTCCACCTGCtgccccgcggcggcggcggcggcgaggacGAGGACGAGGAGGACGAGGCGCCCTTCGCCTTCTCGCGCACGGCCACGCTGTCCGGCGGCGAGCCGGCCGCCGCGCCCTCGCCGCTGCTCAAGAACGCCATTTCCCTGCCGGCGCTGGGCGCGGGCCGGGCGCTGACGCTGCCCGCGGCGCCGCCGAAACCGCCGCGGCTGCGCCTGGACGAGGCCTCGGCGGCGTCGGCGGCGtccccggcgcggccccggcacGCCAAGGGAGAGGCC
Encoded proteins:
- the CDC42EP2 gene encoding cdc42 effector protein 2; this translates as MAAKAPIYLKRGGRRGKKEKLRDVLSSDMISPPLGDFRHTIHIGSGGQGDTFGDISFLQGKFHLLPRGGGGGEDEDEEDEAPFAFSRTATLSGGEPAAAPSPLLKNAISLPALGAGRALTLPAAPPKPPRLRLDEASAASAASPARPRHAKGEAEASASRAGSLLSLHVDLGPSILEDVLQVMERHRAESGAARPRIPT